The genomic segment ATTCCAGAACCGCGTCCACATCGTCCAACAGTTCGCCGTTCCAGTGGTTTTCCAAGATGCCCCAGCAATGTTCGATCGCGTTGTACTTGCTGTGGTACGGCGGGTAATAGGCCAGCCGAATCCGCAACGCCTGGTCCCGCGCAAACTGCACCATCCGCTTCAAAAACTGTGTGCGTCGACTGTGAAGCTCGGGGCCGTTGTCCTGGTTGATCACCAGCGTATCCACACGTGGGAACCGCTGACGGTTGCTCCCCCACCACCGTTCCAACACATCGACGATGAAGTCACTCGTGACCGCCGACGCCGTGAAATACAAGTGCAGGTCGTCCCATTGCGGCAAAAAGATCCCAAACGGATTCAATATCCCTTTCGGTTGGAAATCGTGGTCCGCCCCCTTCCGCTCCAGCCGATTCTTGCCTCCACGCGAAAAATCGCCGATTTTCACGGCGGCCTTGGCATCCCACGACAAACGCAACACCGTTTCCGCTTCGTCCGCGGACCGATTGACCACTTTCAACTTCGCGAAGATGGCGTCGGTCTGCTTGATCTTTTTTTGGGTTTGCACTTGGCCACCTTGGTCAGGTGAAACCCCAAGTCATTGAGCTTCGTGCGCAATGTCCGCGGCGTCGGCAGTTCCGCCGTCTGATATCCCTTCTGTTCGATCAGTTGCCGGCGCAGTTCTTCCGCCGTCAACCGCGTGTACAATCGCCGATTGCGAAACTGTGGGTCCGTTTGACTGAATCCTTTGGCGATGTCCCGGATGTCGGCGAGCAAACGCGGCAATTTCTCCTCGGCGCGGGCGCGGCCGCGTGCCGTGGGGGCGTCGCAACAGGTGATACCGGACCGCAGTTCGTGCATCCCCTTACGAATCGTCACGCGATTCCAGCCGAACTCCGTTTCGGCCCGCCGCTGTCCGCCTGCTCCCAACGACTGAACCGTCCGCGCCATGAACAGCCGGCGCTGCGAGCCGCGAAGCATTCTTGCCGTTTCGGCGAGAGTGGCTTTGAACCCATCCGTAAGTTCCATGTTCTTGCTCCTCCCACGAGTGGAGAAGCAATATACCAATCAACCTCGGAGTCTGGGATATCTATTTCTTTCCGGGTTCCTAAGAACGAAGGGCTCCAACCTCATGTCCTGGCCCTTATGGAGAACGGATCAGTGGCACGAAAGGCGCCGCGCGTGATTCGTTTCCGTCGTCCGACTCGTCAGAATGGTCAGGATCGCGCAGGGTCCAACGTCATCGACTACTCGAACGGGAACAGGGGCGTGCGGCGGTGCCGGAACGAGAACTGAGACAGGTCTGCGGACGTCACTCCCGGCGTGTTGACGCGAATCAAAGTCCGGCAGACCGGGGCGTAAGCGGCAACTGGAGCATGAACGCCCTTAGCGACCAGGACGCGGTAGAGTTGGGGGTCGAGACCGAATGCCGTGAGCTGCCGCAAACTGAAGGGGGCGGTGCGGCGGCTCGTTAACATCAGCGTCAGGCCGGTGTCGGTGCTGACGACAGCGGTCGGTCCCTGATCGTAGTGGCGTAAACCGCCGTGTCGGGCTTCGATCTCTTCAAAGTGGCCATCGAACAACCCGTGGACCGTGAACGGTGCGACGATCGGCTCGCCGTGCCGGTCGTCGGTCTTGCCGCCGACCGCCAGCGTCAGCGTTGCGCCAACTCCAGCCCGGTTGCAGACGGCGACCGCTTCGGGGTCGTTGAGGCAGGCGAAACTCGGGCCGACTCGTTGGGTCAGGAGTTCGCGCGGGAGAATGGTAGCGTCCGCCGGCGAGCCGCCGCCGACATTATCTCCCATGTCGAGTAGGCAGACCGGGGCTGGCGCGGTCGCCGCGCGGGTGACAGCGACCGCCGGGGATATCAGTCGGCCGCGAAAGTCTTCGCGATGATCCCACCACCAGCCCCCGAGTTCGTCCGCGTATTGCCGGGCCAGTGCCGGATCGTTGTCCGTTACCACGATCGCACTGGCCCCCATTTCGGGCACGTCGGCGTAGGGGAAGCCGAGATTGAGACTGACGGAAAGCACGCCCGGTCGTCGGCGGATGTCGTCCGCCACGGCGTACAACTCGCGGCACGGCGATTCGGCGGTCGCCTGGGCTTCGATGTTCACGACCAGGGGCGGGAACGTCGCGGCCGCGGTCGGAATCACGTCGCCGCGGAGTGTTCGGGCGAGGAGGGCAGCCGCTTCCCGACCCCGATCCCGCTGATCGGTGTGCGGGTTGCGCCGGTACGAGACGAGCGCGGATGCGGCGTCTGCCATTCGTGGGGAGAGGTTGCAGTGCAAGTCGAGCGTTCCGATTACCGGAATGCTCAGCCCCACTAACTCCTTCACTCGACTCATCCACAACCCGTCAAAGTCGAGCGCGTTTTCCGCGACCGCCGCGCCGTGCGGGGCGAGCAGGTAGGCGTCGAGCGGCCCGGCGCTGCGGACCGCGCCGATCAATTGCTCCACCAGAGCGTCAGATGCGGTCGCCTCAATGGTTCCGGACGGCATGGTCCAGGCGGCGAACAGCGGAACCGCTTCAATTCGGTCCTCACCAAGTTGGTCGAAGAAGCCGCCAATTTCGTGATGCGTGCCGGCGAGTGCGTCACGGATCGCCGGCCCGGTCATCAACCGATCACACTCGAACGCCGACAAGGGAGTGCGCCCAGTCGCGAACGTGTTCGATTCGTGCATGAGCGAGATGATGCCGACGCGCAAGGTAGAACTCCCGGATTTTGGACAAAGGCTAACACCGCAAGCCATCGGCAACGGGGATACAAATCGGGAGGGTAGGTTTCACAGTCTCGAAACTTGACATTCCATTAAACGGAACGATATCCTGATCACATCGTGGAATCAAGCATCTTGCTCAAGCTGTTCGGTCTGCTCGAAGCGACGGCCGGCCACAAGGATGGGCGGCCGCTGGCCGAACTGGCCGCCGAGGTCGGGTTGGCCAAGCCGACGGCGCACCGCATTTTGAAGACGCTCGTCGCCCTCGGATACATGGAGCGTGTCGGGAACGGGGTTTATCGGCAGACGCAGCGCATCCGCCGGCTGGTCTCGGACGCGGACGACCGCCGGCTCGTCCGCGCGGCCGACAAACCGCTCCGTGATCTGTGGGAGCGGTCGGGCGAGACGGTGAACCTCGGCACGCTGCGACAGGGCAAGATCGTCTACCTCACGGTCCTCGAAAGTCGCCAACCCTTGCGCCGGACGGTCAGCCCGACGATGACCGACCCGTTCGCCTGTACCGCGCTGGGGCGGGCGATCGCCGCCTACCTGCCGGACGAACGGCTCGCGTACCTGCTGAAAACCACGCCACTTGAAAAACGGACGCCGCACACGGTTGTTGACCAAACCGCACTCAAAAAACTGATCGCCGCCACAAAGGTCACGGGTGTCGCGACGGAAGAAGATGAAACGGACCTCGGCGTGATGTGCGTCGGGGCGCCGGTCTTCGACCGCTCCGGCGTCGCCGCTGCCGTCAGCCTGTCGGCGCCGACTGCCCGGGCCACCGCCGCGAGCCGCGAACGGTGGGCCGAGTGGGTGAAAGCCACCGCAGAGCAAATAACCGCCCGCTTGACTCAACCCGCCGAGGATTAGACCGTGTCGCAAGCCCCGTCAAACGAGCCGACTTCGCCGTCCGTACCCGTCATCACCCTGGCCGGGATGCGGGCGTGCTTCACCGCGGCCGTCGTGTGCGACGCCCTCGACGCGGAAGGCTACCCGCGGCAATCGCCCCGCATCCGCCTCGAACCGCTAACGACCGACGGGGTTCTGATCGGTCGCTGCAAGACGACGCTGTGGGCGGACATGGCCCACAACGACCCGCGGCCCTACGAACTCGAACTCCGCGCGGTCGACTCGTGCCGCCCGGACGACGTGCTGATTTGTGCCGCGGGCGGTTCAATGCGATCCGGCGTCTGGGGCGAGTTGCTCAGTACGGCCGCGCGCAACGCCGGATGTGTCGGCGTCGTTGTGGACGGGGCCGTCCGCGACGTCGTGCGCATGCGGCACATGCAATTTCCCGCGTTCGCGAAGGG from the Fimbriiglobus ruber genome contains:
- a CDS encoding ISAzo13 family transposase (programmed frameshift); its protein translation is MELTDGFKATLAETARMLRGSQRRLFMARTVQSLGAGGQRRAETEFGWNRVTIRKGMHELRSGITCCDAPTARGRARAEEKLPRLLADIRDIAKGFSQTDPQFRNRRLYTRLTAEELRRQLIEQKGYQTAELPTPRTLRTKLNDLGFHLTKVAKCKPKKKIKQTDAIFAKLKVVNRSADEAETVLRLSWDAKAAVKIGDFSRGGKNRLERKGADHDFQPKGILNPFGIFLPQWDDLHLYFTASAVTSDFIVDVLERWWGSNRQRFPRVDTLVINQDNGPELHSRRTQFLKRMVQFARDQALRIRLAYYPPYHSKYNAIEHCWGILENHWNGELLDDVDAVLEFARTMTWNGKKPEVELLCGTYRKGIRLSPRQMKVVEKHVTRDAELGKWFLDIDGPSLRLG
- a CDS encoding M81 family metallopeptidase, yielding MRVGIISLMHESNTFATGRTPLSAFECDRLMTGPAIRDALAGTHHEIGGFFDQLGEDRIEAVPLFAAWTMPSGTIEATASDALVEQLIGAVRSAGPLDAYLLAPHGAAVAENALDFDGLWMSRVKELVGLSIPVIGTLDLHCNLSPRMADAASALVSYRRNPHTDQRDRGREAAALLARTLRGDVIPTAAATFPPLVVNIEAQATAESPCRELYAVADDIRRRPGVLSVSLNLGFPYADVPEMGASAIVVTDNDPALARQYADELGGWWWDHREDFRGRLISPAVAVTRAATAPAPVCLLDMGDNVGGGSPADATILPRELLTQRVGPSFACLNDPEAVAVCNRAGVGATLTLAVGGKTDDRHGEPIVAPFTVHGLFDGHFEEIEARHGGLRHYDQGPTAVVSTDTGLTLMLTSRRTAPFSLRQLTAFGLDPQLYRVLVAKGVHAPVAAYAPVCRTLIRVNTPGVTSADLSQFSFRHRRTPLFPFE
- a CDS encoding IclR family transcriptional regulator, translated to MESSILLKLFGLLEATAGHKDGRPLAELAAEVGLAKPTAHRILKTLVALGYMERVGNGVYRQTQRIRRLVSDADDRRLVRAADKPLRDLWERSGETVNLGTLRQGKIVYLTVLESRQPLRRTVSPTMTDPFACTALGRAIAAYLPDERLAYLLKTTPLEKRTPHTVVDQTALKKLIAATKVTGVATEEDETDLGVMCVGAPVFDRSGVAAAVSLSAPTARATAASRERWAEWVKATAEQITARLTQPAED
- a CDS encoding RraA family protein, with the protein product MSQAPSNEPTSPSVPVITLAGMRACFTAAVVCDALDAEGYPRQSPRIRLEPLTTDGVLIGRCKTTLWADMAHNDPRPYELELRAVDSCRPDDVLICAAGGSMRSGVWGELLSTAARNAGCVGVVVDGAVRDVVRMRHMQFPAFAKGTVIYDSKDRQRVIDFDVPVEIDGVTFAPGDLVVADADGVVVVPRAVEGKVIRRAWEKVHAETEVREAIRNGMKATEAFQRYGVL